DNA sequence from the Amycolatopsis sp. Hca4 genome:
GTCACCGAGCGGGAACAGCAGCTGGTTCAACGTCGAGTAGTTGACGTCGGCTTCGAACTGCACGCCCGCGGCTCGCAGGACGCGAACGCCGCGCCGGGCCTCGCCGTCGGAGAATTCGTCGAGCACCGCTGTCTTGCCGACACCGGCGTCGCCGACCACCAGCACGGCCCCGCCGCGGACGCCCGCGCCGTCGAAGAAATCCCGCAGGGAAGTGATGTCTTGCTCTCGGCCGATCAGCTCCACCGGTCGATCCTCCAGAAGTACGGCGGTCTGGGCAAGGGACCCGTTCGTGACGTGCTGAGCCGCAACCGGAGCCGGTGGCTAAGGTGTCGGCGACAGCATCGGCGGCCGAGAGGGGAGTGCGGCGGATGGCGACGCGCGCGGACCGGAACGCGACCGACCCCGACCTGGGCGTCCTGTCCGGACGCCTCCTCTTCGCGGTCCAGCGCGAGTTGTTCACCAGGCTGGCCACGCTCGGCTTCGGCGACCTGAAGCACCGGCACGGCGCGGTGCTGGCGTACCTCGACGAGGAAGGGACGCGGGCGACCGACCTGTCGCGGCTGTCCGGCCAGTACAAGCAGATCATCGGGACGTTGGTCGACGAGCTGGAGGCCCTCGGGTACGTAGAGCGGCGACCGGATCCCAGCGATCGCCGCGCGAAGCTGATCTACCCGACCGAACGAGGTCTGGTCCGGATGCGGGCCGCGGACGAGATCATGGCCGACATCCAGCGACGGCACGCACGCCGCCTCGGCCGGGAGAACTACCGGCATTTCAAGGCCATGCTCACCGACATCACCGACCATCAACGCGCTCACCTCCGCACCCTCGGCGAGGACGAAGGATCAGCCTGAGCCAGGTTCCTCCCTTTTGTCCAAGTGCATGACTATCATGACTTTGGTCCAATCGGCAACGCCGGTCGGCTCAGCGGCGGACCAGTTCGCGGCCGAGGTCCTTGCGCAGGTGAACCTCGATGAACACCCGGAGATACGGGTCGTTCGCCAGGTCGTCGAAGGCCGCCGCCAACGCGGCGTCGGGCCTGTCGGTCAGGTTGACGATGCGCCAGAGGTTGAGTGGATCGTCTTCGGGGCCGGCGACGGAGTGTTCGACGTGGAAGATCGGCTGCCCTGAGCCGGCGGTGAAGATCCGGCCGTCGGGTGCCTCGAAGCGGTCGGCGCCGATGAAGAACGCCCGCCGGTTCTCGTGGTCAAGCCGGACGTGCTCGATGACCGTCGTGTAGTGCTCCGGGGCCGCCCACAGCCGCTGCTCGGACACTCGGGTGAAGTCTTCGAGCTGTCCGTGGTGCACGCTCGGGAACTTCTCGGCGCTGCCGGGTTTGACAACCGTGGGGATGTAGATGTCCGGGGCGGCCGCCTTGCGCACCTCCATGTCCCACAGCTGAGCGCCGGTGTAGGCGAACGGTGGCCGAACGTCGTAGCGGTCGCGAAGCACGTCGTTCACCCGTACCGGGGGCAGATCCACGACAGTGTTCTCGGGTGCGCCCCATGCCTGCTCGAAGACTGCTGGGTGGTCGAGTACCTCGGTCATGTCGTCTCCCGTCCGTTGGTAGGCCAGATTCATGATAGTCAAGATTCATGACTAATCTACGCCAGGTGAGCGGCGACACGAAGGTGGGAAGGAGAAGGGGCGGACCGACTTCACGCCGGCCGCCCCTTGCGTCCCTGTCATGTCCGCGCGGATCGGGTCATTCGTGCAGCTGGTGGACCCAGTCGTCCGGTACCCGGCCGGCGGGGCCCGGCGCGGGCTGGTCGGCGGGGTGGTGTGCGGGTCCGGTGAGTTCGGGACCCCGCTCGTACATCACCTGGATGCGGTAGTCCCAGAACCATTCTTCGCCCGGCTCGAAGCTCCGCACGAAGCGATGCCCGGATTCGGCGGCGTGGCGGCTGGCGTGCTGCCCGGGCGAGGAGTCGCAGCAGCCCACGTGACCGCACTGCGCGCACCGTCGCAAGTGGAACCACCAGCTCTGCGTCGCTTCGCATTCGATGCAACCGGGGCCGCTGGGTGCCCGGCTCGGATCGATCCCGTTCATCGGGCGGACGCCAATCGGACGAGGTCGTGCCCGACGAGCGGTCCTCCGCGAGCCTGGTGCAGCCGGCCTCCCGCGGCCAGGCCGCCGAGGTCGATCGGGGCGTACCCGAGGTCGTCCAGCACGGCGGTGAACGCCTTCTTCGCGGCGTCGTCGTCGCCCGAGACGAACAGCACCCGCTGGCCGCCGGCTTGGCGAGGATCAGCGGCGAGGCTGGCGGCGAACAGGTGGTTGAGCGCCTTGAGCACGCGTGCGCCGGGCGCGAGTGCGGCCACCTGCTCGCTCGTGGTGGCCTGGCCGGGCCCGGGCGGTGGTGCGGCGAAGTCGTTGGTGGCGTCCACCAGGATGCGCCCGTCCCAGTCGGGCAGGCCGTCCAGCGCTGTGGCCACCTGAGCCCGGGGTACGGCGAGGACGACGATGTCCGCTCGGGCGGCCTCGGTCCGAGTGCCGGCCGAGGCGCCGGGGCCGAGTTCGTCCATGAGGCCCGCGAGCGTCTCGGGCCCCCGGCTGTTGCTCAACACGGCTTCATGGCCGCCCGCCACGAGGCGGCGCGCGAACGCCGTGCCGATGGCACCCGCTCCCAGAATCCCGATCCGCATGATCTTTCCTTCCCTGTCGCTTCCGGACACCGCCGAGGATGTCGGCCGGCAGGTCTGCGGGACACCCGTCATTCGACCGGGAGGGCGACCGTTTCCGGGAGCAGGAGCTACCGGTCGGCCAGCACGAGGTTGAGGGCGGCGCGGGTGGCCACGGCGTCGAGCCGGGGGGCGATGTCGGCCATGGCGGTGAACGCGGTGCGCGCGAGGTGCTGGGCGATGGTGGCGACCGCGAGGTCGTGGTCCCGGGTGCGGAAGGCCTCCACCAGCACCTCGTGGTCGGTGTCCCAGCGGCCGGTGGCTTGGGGGTGGCCGAGTTTCGCCAGGCGCAGGAACCGCTCGGCCCGGTCGCTCAGCCCGGCGAGCGTGTCCAGAAGCATGGGCGCCCCCTCGGTGGTGAGCTGGTGGAACTCACGGTGGGCTTGCTGCCAGCGGTCGATGTCCTCCTCGGTGGCGTACTGGCGCATCTGGGCCAGCGACTTCGCCAGGCGCTCCACCAGTTCCGGGGTCGCGACGCGGACGGAGATGCTGACCGCGACCGATTCCAGCATCACCCGCGAGGTGTATACGGCGTCGACTTCGCCGGGATCGATGGCCCGGACGACGGCCCGTTGGTCGGGCTTGTTCTCGATCAGCCCCTCCTCCTGCAGCAGGCGGAAGGCCTCGCGCATCGGCGTCCGGCTGACCTTGAGCGAACGCGCCAGCGCGGCCTGCAGCAGGGGAGTGCCCGGAGCCAGCTCGCCGCTCAGGATCATCGCCCGCACGGTCGCGTGCACGTCGAGGGCGAGCCGCCGTCCCGGCCTGCCGTCATCCGCTTCGCACTCTTCGGCAGCGTTGTCGCTCATGCGCACAGTGTATCCAGCTTGCGGCGGCTTTGGTGGTCGCAAAACTGATCTCCAGCCAGGTCGGACCTGGGGGCTGACGGTCGGGAGTGGCTGTCTCCATCTTCCCTCGGCGCGGCAAAGTGTGTACAGTTTGGCGCAGCGTGAGACCCAGTTGGTCGCCTAGGGTTGAGTGAAAGCCCAGCTCAAGCCGATTGAGGGAGAGAGAGTCCGCGTCGGCTCGAAGCAAGGAGGACACAGATGTCCCGATCGCTCGCCGAGACGCAAGCGTCTTGGCCTGTCGTGGGCGTCGGCAACGATGGCTTGCCGCACCGGATGCGGGTGATGGCATTCGACCATTTCGGTGACCCGGACGTTCTTCAGGTGCAAGAGGTGGATACACCTCTGCCGGGTCCTGGCGAGGTGGCCGTGCGCGTGGCGGCCGTCAGTGTGGGCCGGCTCCTGGACCTCAGTGCCCGCGCCGGGACCCATCCGTACGCCCGGATCACGCTGCCGCACGTCCTCGGGGCCGAGCACGCGGGCACCGTCGCCGCGGTCGGTGCCGGTGTGGACTCGGTGCGACCCGGCGACCACGTCGCCGTGGTTCCCATCCTGACCTGCGGATCCTGTGCCGCCTGTGCCGCCGGGGCATTGGAGGCGTGCGAATCCGCGCGGATCATGGGCGTACACACCCGGGGCGCCTACGCCGAGTACACGGTGGTCCCCGCGGAGAATGCTCTCGTCGTTCCGGACGGCGTGGGGCCCGCGGAGGCGACGGCTCTCGTGTGGTCCGGAGCGGTGGCGGAGAACCAGTTCGAGCAGGCCGGGCTCGAACCCGGCGAGTGGGTGCTGGTCCACGGGGCCTCGTCCGCGCTCGGATCGCTGACGGCGGCGCTGGCCGTGCACCGGGGCGCGAGGGTGATCGCCGGGACGCGGTCGGCGGAGAAACGGCAGCGCCTGCTCGACCTGAAGGTCGAGGCGGTGGTCGACCCCACCGATCCGGGCTTCACCGAGACGGTGCAGGCGCTGACCGGCGGCGCCGGCGTGGACCTGGTGATCGACAACCTCGGCGACCCCGAGATCTGGACCGCGACGATGGCGGCGCTGGCCGTGCGCGGCCGGGTGGTCACCTCGGGCGCGTTCCTGGGCGGCAAGGTAGAGCTGGACCTGCTGCGGCTGTACTCCCGCTCGCAACGCGTGATCGGCGTCCGCAGCGGAAACCTGCGCAGCGCCCGCCGGATCTGGACGGCCGTGGCGGCCGGCTTCCGCCCGGTCGTCGACCGTGCCTTCCCCATCGCGGAGGCCGCCGAGGCCCACCGCTACCTCGAAGCCTCCGCCAACACCGGCCGGGTCGTGCTCACGACGGCCGACGACGACTGGGCCGCGGCCCCGGACACCCCAAGGAACCCCTCATGACGTGGTCACTGGTCACCTACCGCGGCGACGGCGAACCGGCCGTCGGCGTCCGGGACGCCGACGGCGCCGTGCGCGCCCTGCCGCAGTACGCGGGACGGACCCTCTTGGATCTGCTCGAGGACTGGCCGGCGGTGGGGGAGCGGCTGCGCACCCTCGACGTTGCGAGTCTCCCCGTGGTGGGGGACGTCCGGCTCGAAGCGCCGATCCGCTTCCCGCGCAAGGTCGTCTGTGCCGGCGCCAACTACTTCGCGCACCTGGCGGAGATGAAGGTCGACCGGCCGGACCCGGTGGGGGCGCCGTACTTCTTCCTCAAGCCACCGTCCACTTCGGTCATCGGTCCTGGCGACCCGATCGTGCTGCCGGACCGTCCGGGCCGGCGGATCGACTGGGAAGCCGAGCTCGCCGTCGTCATCGGCCGGCGGGCCCGTGACCTCGATGAGGCGGACGTCGCCGGCCACATCGCCGGCTACACCATCCTCAACGACGTGTCCGCCCGCGACCGCCTGAGCCGCCCGGACGCGGTGGCGCCGCCCTTCGGGTTCGACTGGACCTCGGCCAAGGGGGAGGACACGTTCTGCCCCACCGGACCCGGCGTGACACCGGCGTGGTTCGTGCCGGATCCGCAGGACCTGCGGATCACGCTGACCGTGAACGGTGTGGTGAAACAGGACTCCAGCACCAAGGACATGATGAACAGCGCCTTCACCGTGGTCGCCGCGGCGAGCCGGATCATGACGCTGGAACCGGGGGACATCGTGGCCACCGGCAGCCCGGCCGGCGTCGGCGCCCCGCGGGGGGAGTTCCTACAGCCCGGCGACGAAGTCGTGATCGAGATCGACGGTCTCGGGACGCTCCGCAACCCGGTGGCCGACGGCGCCGCCGCGAGCTCGCGGAGAATCGCATGAACCGCGAGTTCGACGGCAAGGTCGCGTTCGTCACCGGAGCGGCCGGGGGCATCGGCCGCTCGAGTGCCCTCGCATTCGCGGCTCGCGGCGCTTCGGTCGTCGTCTGCGACCTGGTGGACCCGAGCGGCACCGCCGCCGAGGCCGCGGAGCACGGCGTCGAAGTCCGGTCGCTGCAGGTGGATGTGGGCGATGCGGCCGCGGTGCGCGACGCCGTCGCCTCGGCCGTCGCGGCGTTCGGCCGGCTGGACTTCGCGCACAACAACGCCGGGACCTTCTCGCCCGCTCCCTTGGCGGATCTCGGCGAGGACGACTGGAACCGCGTCATCTCGGTGAACCTCAGCGGCGTCTTCGCCGGGATGAAGTACCAGATCCCGCACCTGCTGGAGACCGGCGGCGCCATCGTCAACACCGCGTCGATTTGGTGCGAACAGGGCTCGGCGGCCCAGGCCGCCTACGTCGCGAGCAAGCACGGCGTGGCCGGCCTGACCAGGACCGCGGCCATCGACTACGGCGGCCGGGGCATCCGGATCAACGCCGTCGCCCCCGGCCCGATCCGCACCGCCATGACCGCCGCCGTGCCCACGGCGGCCATGGCTCCCGTCATCGGCCGCACGACGCTCGGGCGCTACGGCGAAGCGCCCGAAGTCGCCGAAGCCGTCGTCTGGCTCTGCTCGTCCGCTGCCGCGTATGTCAACGGCGTCGTGTTGCCCGTCGACGGCGGCTACCTCGCCGCCTGATCCGAAGGAGTTCCCATGACCACGGACAACGCGGCCGCCCGCGTCTCCAAGCTCGGCTACGTCGAGTTCACCACGCCGG
Encoded proteins:
- a CDS encoding UBP-type zinc finger domain-containing protein produces the protein MNGIDPSRAPSGPGCIECEATQSWWFHLRRCAQCGHVGCCDSSPGQHASRHAAESGHRFVRSFEPGEEWFWDYRIQVMYERGPELTGPAHHPADQPAPGPAGRVPDDWVHQLHE
- a CDS encoding MarR family winged helix-turn-helix transcriptional regulator, whose product is MATRADRNATDPDLGVLSGRLLFAVQRELFTRLATLGFGDLKHRHGAVLAYLDEEGTRATDLSRLSGQYKQIIGTLVDELEALGYVERRPDPSDRRAKLIYPTERGLVRMRAADEIMADIQRRHARRLGRENYRHFKAMLTDITDHQRAHLRTLGEDEGSA
- a CDS encoding NADPH-dependent F420 reductase, whose product is MRIGILGAGAIGTAFARRLVAGGHEAVLSNSRGPETLAGLMDELGPGASAGTRTEAARADIVVLAVPRAQVATALDGLPDWDGRILVDATNDFAAPPPGPGQATTSEQVAALAPGARVLKALNHLFAASLAADPRQAGGQRVLFVSGDDDAAKKAFTAVLDDLGYAPIDLGGLAAGGRLHQARGGPLVGHDLVRLASAR
- a CDS encoding alcohol dehydrogenase catalytic domain-containing protein → MAFDHFGDPDVLQVQEVDTPLPGPGEVAVRVAAVSVGRLLDLSARAGTHPYARITLPHVLGAEHAGTVAAVGAGVDSVRPGDHVAVVPILTCGSCAACAAGALEACESARIMGVHTRGAYAEYTVVPAENALVVPDGVGPAEATALVWSGAVAENQFEQAGLEPGEWVLVHGASSALGSLTAALAVHRGARVIAGTRSAEKRQRLLDLKVEAVVDPTDPGFTETVQALTGGAGVDLVIDNLGDPEIWTATMAALAVRGRVVTSGAFLGGKVELDLLRLYSRSQRVIGVRSGNLRSARRIWTAVAAGFRPVVDRAFPIAEAAEAHRYLEASANTGRVVLTTADDDWAAAPDTPRNPS
- a CDS encoding SDR family NAD(P)-dependent oxidoreductase, translating into MNREFDGKVAFVTGAAGGIGRSSALAFAARGASVVVCDLVDPSGTAAEAAEHGVEVRSLQVDVGDAAAVRDAVASAVAAFGRLDFAHNNAGTFSPAPLADLGEDDWNRVISVNLSGVFAGMKYQIPHLLETGGAIVNTASIWCEQGSAAQAAYVASKHGVAGLTRTAAIDYGGRGIRINAVAPGPIRTAMTAAVPTAAMAPVIGRTTLGRYGEAPEVAEAVVWLCSSAAAYVNGVVLPVDGGYLAA
- a CDS encoding fumarylacetoacetate hydrolase family protein, producing the protein MTWSLVTYRGDGEPAVGVRDADGAVRALPQYAGRTLLDLLEDWPAVGERLRTLDVASLPVVGDVRLEAPIRFPRKVVCAGANYFAHLAEMKVDRPDPVGAPYFFLKPPSTSVIGPGDPIVLPDRPGRRIDWEAELAVVIGRRARDLDEADVAGHIAGYTILNDVSARDRLSRPDAVAPPFGFDWTSAKGEDTFCPTGPGVTPAWFVPDPQDLRITLTVNGVVKQDSSTKDMMNSAFTVVAAASRIMTLEPGDIVATGSPAGVGAPRGEFLQPGDEVVIEIDGLGTLRNPVADGAAASSRRIA
- a CDS encoding GntR family transcriptional regulator, which produces MSDNAAEECEADDGRPGRRLALDVHATVRAMILSGELAPGTPLLQAALARSLKVSRTPMREAFRLLQEEGLIENKPDQRAVVRAIDPGEVDAVYTSRVMLESVAVSISVRVATPELVERLAKSLAQMRQYATEEDIDRWQQAHREFHQLTTEGAPMLLDTLAGLSDRAERFLRLAKLGHPQATGRWDTDHEVLVEAFRTRDHDLAVATIAQHLARTAFTAMADIAPRLDAVATRAALNLVLADR